A single window of Culicoides brevitarsis isolate CSIRO-B50_1 chromosome 3, AGI_CSIRO_Cbre_v1, whole genome shotgun sequence DNA harbors:
- the LOC134835832 gene encoding monocarboxylate transporter 12, with amino-acid sequence MGKEKAELNENKLSNQSDHSPVREATDHDEERVPLENGDKKAVHIPNGKGVSISVTDEKNHTTTNIGALEKRNKNGNKDKYEMVPPDGGWGWFVLFGSMLINILVPGTIKSFGVLFVEFQEAFQSSPAESAWIPALCYFLYSSLGPLSSILSVKYSYRTVVFIGGTFAAVGMIITYWATSIGYLYVSYGVFVGTGAGLSFPPTVYIVTSYFVKLRGLANGLCISGSALGSIFLPPLLRYLLENYGYRGACMIMGGITLNTWIAALFYEPVERHMKKVLKKDPENEDDFEFSDDRIIEETESEDEKQRTPLKAKFVITGDDTPAGTPTLEHKTSDIFRFPLKNDFARSVSAAAVQNFIKPNHEESHRQRKISTPIRQENRNITFMSGLSSNDSVNMVQSFSSNRLSRFQRLSVTRPPKRSPSTSSFQYISTPFHGGSFTTMQPNEFSSYLSLNSLNPVSSCVKRQPQREQGDGGDAAKPEKKFKFIDLSLLTDPTYLVILISNSTNAISYTNFIILLPSYAITMGFDKGRAAYLLSIVSALDLIGRIGGSALSDTNLMPKTYYYFGGLLISGISLALLPFFTTYSMISFCCAVFGLSSGTYVGITAVIMADMLGTERLTSTYGISLFVNGILQLIGPPLCGVIFEAMNVYGPLFNILGFFLIFGSSLGCCLPVIRRRQQSREELEQQIEPAEKLLA; translated from the exons atggGAAAAGAAAAGGCAGAACTAAATGAGAATAAACTCTCCAATCAATCGGATCACAGTCCCGTACGCGAAGCCACAGATCACGACGAAGAACGAGTTCCTCTGGAAAATGGCGACAAAAAGGCAGTTCACATTCCAAATGGAAAAGGAG tctcaATATCAGTAACAGATGAGAAAAATCACACAACAACCAACATTGGCGCACTCGAAAAAcgcaataaaaatggaaataaggACAAATATGAAATGGTTCCGCCAGACGGCGGATGGGGATGGTTCGTGCTATTCGGATCGATGTTGATTAATATTCTCGTGCCAGGAACAATCAAGAGTTTTGGCGTGTTATTTGTCGAGTTTCAAGAAGCATTTCAATCGTCGCCAGCAGAAAGTGCATGGATCCCTGCtttat gTTATTTCCTTTACAGTTCTCTTGGTCCGTTATCGTCAATCCTTTCCGTGAAATATTCCTACAGAACTGTCGTCTTCATTGGCGGAACATTCGCTGCTGTTGGCATGATAATCACATATTGGGCGACTTCGATTGGCTACTTGTACGTTAGTTACGGCGTTTTTGTCGGAACGGGAGCCGGTTTGAGCTTTCCTCCGACAGTTTATATCGTAACTTCGTATTTTGTCAAGTTACGGGGTCTCGCGAACGGGCTCTGCATTTCCGGAAGCGCCCTCGGATCGATTTTCTTGCCTCCCTTGTTGCGATATCTCCTCGAGAATTACGGATATCGCGGCGCGTGCATGATAATGGGCGGAATAACGTTAAATACGTGGATCGCAGCGTTATTTTACGAGCCTGTCGAACGTCACATGAAGAAAGTGTTGAAAAAAGACCCCGAAAATGAGGATGATTTCGAGTTTAGTGACGATCGCATTATAGAAGAGACCGAATCGGAGGATGAGAAGCAACGTACGCCTTTGAAGGCGAAATTTGTGATTACAGGAGATGATACGCCCGCGGGAACGCCAACTTTGGAACACAAAACTTCGGATATTTTCCGTTTTCCGTTGAAAAATGACTTTGCGCGAAGTGTTTCGGCAGCTGCTgtgcaaaatttcatcaaaccgAATCACGAAGAATCGCATCGTCAGAGGAAAATTAGCACGCCCATCAGGCAAGAAAATCGAAATATCACTTTTATGAGTGGTTTGAGTTCAAATGACTCCGTCAACATGGTTCAATCTTTCTCCAGCAATCGTTTGTCGCGTTTCCAACGACTTTCAGTGACTCGCCCGCCCAAACGTTCGCCATCTACAAGCAGTTTTCAGTACATCAGTACCCCTTTTCACGGAGGATCTTTCACGACAATGCAGCCAAATGAGTTTTCCTCGTACCTGTCGTTAAATTCTCTTAATCCCGTGTCGTCTTGCGTTAAGAGACAACCTCAGAGAGAACAAGGCGATGGCGGCGATGCTGCGAAACCggagaaaaagttcaaatttatcgACTTGTCGTTGCTCACAGACCCGACATATCTCGTTATTCTCATTTCCAACTCGACGAACGCCATTAGctacacaaattttattattttgcttccGTCATACGCTATCACGATGGGCTTCGACAAGGGTCGGGCAGCGTACCTTCTCTCGATCGTGTCTGCATTAGATCTAATCGGGCGCATTGGGGGAAGTGCTCTCTCCGACACAAATCTCATGCCGAAAACGTACTATTACTTCGGCGGTTTGCTTATTAGTGGCATTTCACTCGCCCTGCTACCATTTTTCACGACATACTCAATGATTAGTTTTTGCTGTGCCGTTTTCGGGTTGAGCTcag gaacttACGTTGGCATCACAGCAGTTATCATGGCAGATATGCTCGGAACTGAACGCCTAACATCAACTTATGGAATTTCCTTATTT GTCAACGGCATCCTTCAACTCATCGGGCCTCCCTTGTGCGGCGTCATTTTCGAAGCAATGAATGTATACGGACCTCTTTTCAATATTCTTGGATTTTTCCTCATCTTTGGATCGTCTCTCGGATGTTGTTTGCCCGTCATAAGAAGGCGACAACAATCCCGCGAAGAATTAGAACAACAAATTGAACCAGCAGAAAAACTTCTggcttaa
- the LOC134834983 gene encoding YTH domain-containing family protein isoform X3, with protein sequence MSERMKGQGNQGNNGNYNAWGGSQQVNSNQYHSRGGKQGHNYDDYNSYSKGGGGYDGGVRDIERGISSLNRPFNDRNASSGTNSHSNSRQQDQAQKDAARKMTWASIASQPPKPTVSTTSSLGIKKKPGMPPPPMVPGRHNMDIGTWDSPAKSGAPLVPPPIIQAAPPKTDFPAANDSHANGSRANGQNPAWPTPDQAVEAASQQVQQQNQQNQQQNQYSGRENATRDTNRDNYRGGNNDDRQRERYQNSGGYAQRGEGRYNNHQPSSHHANNHSSMNQNYQNNARYPRYDDYSSQNYNSAQESRPPMTRAAPPASSQQNSAAATDAAPVTLDTLLDMSKYNPAHFEIENIEVARFFVIKSYSEDDIHRSIKYNIWCSTEHGNKRLDQAFHEREKEGGAVYLFYSVNGSGHFCGMAQMISSVDYSSNSSVWAQNKWKGSFKVRWIYVKDVPNPQLRAIRLENNENKPVTNSRDTQEVPNAKGEQVWRIIHSYKHSTSLFDDFVHYEQRQREEDSRRVDGGPGSSGARTPPPPHQYRSGGYQESNNNPRDSFNGSGGRNYNNDRGNSGFDRNYHGNGGGYENKSAGGGYNRNNYGYRRDENSDRDREGGYSSGGYSRGGYRNNRGGFNNDYYNRRQEGRQERGGGYRPQYNSVDPENE encoded by the exons atgtCTGAG CGAATGAAAGGACAAGGAAATCAAG GAAACAATGGAAATTACAATGCCTGGGGTGGATCACAACAAGTGAACAGCAATCAGTATCATTCGCGTGGAGGAAAGCAGGGACACAATTACGATGATTACAATAGTTACAGCAAAGGAGGCGGCGGCTACGATGGCGGCGTAAGAGACATTGAACGCGGAATCTCGAGTCTCAATCGACCCTTTAACGACAGAAATGCCTCGTCGGGCACCAATTCTCACAGCAACTCGCGCCAACAGGACCAAGCACAGAAGGATGCCGCCCGCAAGATGACATGGGCTTCGATTGCGTCGCAGCCGCCCAAACCGACTGTGAGCACAACGAGCTCGTTAGGCATTAAGAAGAAACCCGGAATGCCGCCTCCGCCAATGGTGCCTGGAAGACATAACATGGATATCGGAACGTGGGATTCGCCCGCAAAATCTGGCGCGCCGCTCGTTCCTCCCCCAATTATTCAAGCGGCGCCCCCCAAAACGGATTTTCCCGCGGCAAACGACTCGCATGCCAACGGAAGTCGCGCAAACGGGCAAAATCCGGCATGGCCGACACCCGATCAAGCTGTCGAAGCAGCTTCGCAGCAAGTTCAGCAACAAAATCAGcaaaatcaacaacaaaacCAATATTCGGGACGCGAAAATGCGACACGTGACACCAATCGGGACAATTATCGCGGCGGCAACAACGACGATCGTCAACGGGAGCGATATCAAAATAGCGGAGGTTATGCTCAACGCGGAGAAGGGCGTTACAATAATCATCAACCGTCCTCGCATCATGCGAATAACCATTCGTCAATGAATCAAAACTATCAAAATAACGCACGTTATCCGCGTTACGACGACTATTCGTCGCAAAATTACAATTCGGCGCAAGAATCACGTCCCCCAATGACGCGTGCCGCTCCTCCGGCGTCATCTCAACAAAATTCCGCAGCTGCAACTGACGCCGCTCCCGTCACTCTTGACACCCTGCTTGACATGTCGAAGTACAATCCGGCgcatttcgagatcgaaaacaTCGAAGTTGCCCGTTTCTTCGTCATCAAGTCGTATTCCGAGGACGACATTCATCGCAGCATCAAATACAACATTTGGTGTTCGACGGAGCACGGCAACAAGCGTTTGGATCAGGCGTTTCATGAACGCGAAAAGGAAGGCGGTGCCGTTTATCTCTTCTACTCCGTCAACGGGAGCGGGCATTTTTGCGGCATGGCTCAGATGATTTCGAGCGTCGATTATTCCTCGAATTCGAGCGTTTGGGCGCAAAACAAATGGAAAGGTTCGTTCAAGGTACGTTGGATTTACGTAAAAGACGTCCCCAATCCTCAGTTGCGTGCGATTCGCTTggaaaataacgaaaataaaCCCGTTACGAATTCCCGCGATACGCAAGAAGTCCCCAATGCGAAGGGAGAACAAGTTTGGCGCATCATTCATTCTTACAAACATTCGACTTCGTTGTTCGATGACTTTGTTCATTACGAGCAACGTCAACGGGAGGAAGATTCGCGTCGCGTCGATGGCGGACCCGGATCATCGGGCGCAAGAACTCCTCCTCCGCCGCATCAATATCGCAGCGGGGGATATCAAGAGTCGAATAACAATCCGCGTGATAGTTTCAATGGAAGCGGAGGGCGAAACTATAATAATGATAgag GCAACTCAGGCTTCGATCGCAACTATCACGGAAACGGCGGAGGATACGAAAACAAATCCGCTGGAGGAGGCTACAATCGTAACAATTACG gTTATCGCCGTGACGAAAACTCTGATCGCGATCGCGAAGGCGGATACTCATCTGGAGGATATTCTCGCGGAGGATATCGCAACAATCGCGGAGGTTTCAACAATGACTATTACAATCGTCGTCAAGAAGGAAGA caGGAACGCGGAGGCGGCTATCGTCCTCAATACAACTCTGTTGATCCCGAGAACGAGTAA
- the LOC134834983 gene encoding YTH domain-containing family protein isoform X2, protein MSERMKGQGNQGNNNGSSNLQYPFSVKVGQWSNNHAGSNSSSVSYNQKDRSFNNHRADGNNGNYNAWGGSQQVNSNQYHSRGGKQGHNYDDYNSYSKGGGGYDGGVRDIERGISSLNRPFNDRNASSGTNSHSNSRQQDQAQKDAARKMTWASIASQPPKPTVSTTSSLGIKKKPGMPPPPMVPGRHNMDIGTWDSPAKSGAPLVPPPIIQAAPPKTDFPAANDSHANGSRANGQNPAWPTPDQAVEAASQQVQQQNQQNQQQNQYSGRENATRDTNRDNYRGGNNDDRQRERYQNSGGYAQRGEGRYNNHQPSSHHANNHSSMNQNYQNNARYPRYDDYSSQNYNSAQESRPPMTRAAPPASSQQNSAAATDAAPVTLDTLLDMSKYNPAHFEIENIEVARFFVIKSYSEDDIHRSIKYNIWCSTEHGNKRLDQAFHEREKEGGAVYLFYSVNGSGHFCGMAQMISSVDYSSNSSVWAQNKWKGSFKVRWIYVKDVPNPQLRAIRLENNENKPVTNSRDTQEVPNAKGEQVWRIIHSYKHSTSLFDDFVHYEQRQREEDSRRVDGGPGSSGARTPPPPHQYRSGGYQESNNNPRDSFNGSGGRNYNNDRGNSGFDRNYHGNGGGYENKSAGGGYNRNNYGYRRDENSDRDREGGYSSGGYSRGGYRNNRGGFNNDYYNRRQEGRERGGGYRPQYNSVDPENE, encoded by the exons atgtCTGAG CGAATGAAAGGACAAGGAAATCAAG GTAATAACAATGGGTCGAGTAACTTACAGTATCCATTTAGTGTAAAAGTTGGTCAATGGTCGAATAATCATGCAGGTTCCAATTCCTCTTCCGTGTCCTATAACCAAAAAGATAGATCGTTCAACAATCATCGCGCTGATG GAAACAATGGAAATTACAATGCCTGGGGTGGATCACAACAAGTGAACAGCAATCAGTATCATTCGCGTGGAGGAAAGCAGGGACACAATTACGATGATTACAATAGTTACAGCAAAGGAGGCGGCGGCTACGATGGCGGCGTAAGAGACATTGAACGCGGAATCTCGAGTCTCAATCGACCCTTTAACGACAGAAATGCCTCGTCGGGCACCAATTCTCACAGCAACTCGCGCCAACAGGACCAAGCACAGAAGGATGCCGCCCGCAAGATGACATGGGCTTCGATTGCGTCGCAGCCGCCCAAACCGACTGTGAGCACAACGAGCTCGTTAGGCATTAAGAAGAAACCCGGAATGCCGCCTCCGCCAATGGTGCCTGGAAGACATAACATGGATATCGGAACGTGGGATTCGCCCGCAAAATCTGGCGCGCCGCTCGTTCCTCCCCCAATTATTCAAGCGGCGCCCCCCAAAACGGATTTTCCCGCGGCAAACGACTCGCATGCCAACGGAAGTCGCGCAAACGGGCAAAATCCGGCATGGCCGACACCCGATCAAGCTGTCGAAGCAGCTTCGCAGCAAGTTCAGCAACAAAATCAGcaaaatcaacaacaaaacCAATATTCGGGACGCGAAAATGCGACACGTGACACCAATCGGGACAATTATCGCGGCGGCAACAACGACGATCGTCAACGGGAGCGATATCAAAATAGCGGAGGTTATGCTCAACGCGGAGAAGGGCGTTACAATAATCATCAACCGTCCTCGCATCATGCGAATAACCATTCGTCAATGAATCAAAACTATCAAAATAACGCACGTTATCCGCGTTACGACGACTATTCGTCGCAAAATTACAATTCGGCGCAAGAATCACGTCCCCCAATGACGCGTGCCGCTCCTCCGGCGTCATCTCAACAAAATTCCGCAGCTGCAACTGACGCCGCTCCCGTCACTCTTGACACCCTGCTTGACATGTCGAAGTACAATCCGGCgcatttcgagatcgaaaacaTCGAAGTTGCCCGTTTCTTCGTCATCAAGTCGTATTCCGAGGACGACATTCATCGCAGCATCAAATACAACATTTGGTGTTCGACGGAGCACGGCAACAAGCGTTTGGATCAGGCGTTTCATGAACGCGAAAAGGAAGGCGGTGCCGTTTATCTCTTCTACTCCGTCAACGGGAGCGGGCATTTTTGCGGCATGGCTCAGATGATTTCGAGCGTCGATTATTCCTCGAATTCGAGCGTTTGGGCGCAAAACAAATGGAAAGGTTCGTTCAAGGTACGTTGGATTTACGTAAAAGACGTCCCCAATCCTCAGTTGCGTGCGATTCGCTTggaaaataacgaaaataaaCCCGTTACGAATTCCCGCGATACGCAAGAAGTCCCCAATGCGAAGGGAGAACAAGTTTGGCGCATCATTCATTCTTACAAACATTCGACTTCGTTGTTCGATGACTTTGTTCATTACGAGCAACGTCAACGGGAGGAAGATTCGCGTCGCGTCGATGGCGGACCCGGATCATCGGGCGCAAGAACTCCTCCTCCGCCGCATCAATATCGCAGCGGGGGATATCAAGAGTCGAATAACAATCCGCGTGATAGTTTCAATGGAAGCGGAGGGCGAAACTATAATAATGATAgag GCAACTCAGGCTTCGATCGCAACTATCACGGAAACGGCGGAGGATACGAAAACAAATCCGCTGGAGGAGGCTACAATCGTAACAATTACG gTTATCGCCGTGACGAAAACTCTGATCGCGATCGCGAAGGCGGATACTCATCTGGAGGATATTCTCGCGGAGGATATCGCAACAATCGCGGAGGTTTCAACAATGACTATTACAATCGTCGTCAAGAAGGAAGA GAACGCGGAGGCGGCTATCGTCCTCAATACAACTCTGTTGATCCCGAGAACGAGTAA
- the LOC134834983 gene encoding YTH domain-containing family protein isoform X1 translates to MSERMKGQGNQGNNNGSSNLQYPFSVKVGQWSNNHAGSNSSSVSYNQKDRSFNNHRADGNNGNYNAWGGSQQVNSNQYHSRGGKQGHNYDDYNSYSKGGGGYDGGVRDIERGISSLNRPFNDRNASSGTNSHSNSRQQDQAQKDAARKMTWASIASQPPKPTVSTTSSLGIKKKPGMPPPPMVPGRHNMDIGTWDSPAKSGAPLVPPPIIQAAPPKTDFPAANDSHANGSRANGQNPAWPTPDQAVEAASQQVQQQNQQNQQQNQYSGRENATRDTNRDNYRGGNNDDRQRERYQNSGGYAQRGEGRYNNHQPSSHHANNHSSMNQNYQNNARYPRYDDYSSQNYNSAQESRPPMTRAAPPASSQQNSAAATDAAPVTLDTLLDMSKYNPAHFEIENIEVARFFVIKSYSEDDIHRSIKYNIWCSTEHGNKRLDQAFHEREKEGGAVYLFYSVNGSGHFCGMAQMISSVDYSSNSSVWAQNKWKGSFKVRWIYVKDVPNPQLRAIRLENNENKPVTNSRDTQEVPNAKGEQVWRIIHSYKHSTSLFDDFVHYEQRQREEDSRRVDGGPGSSGARTPPPPHQYRSGGYQESNNNPRDSFNGSGGRNYNNDRGNSGFDRNYHGNGGGYENKSAGGGYNRNNYGYRRDENSDRDREGGYSSGGYSRGGYRNNRGGFNNDYYNRRQEGRQERGGGYRPQYNSVDPENE, encoded by the exons atgtCTGAG CGAATGAAAGGACAAGGAAATCAAG GTAATAACAATGGGTCGAGTAACTTACAGTATCCATTTAGTGTAAAAGTTGGTCAATGGTCGAATAATCATGCAGGTTCCAATTCCTCTTCCGTGTCCTATAACCAAAAAGATAGATCGTTCAACAATCATCGCGCTGATG GAAACAATGGAAATTACAATGCCTGGGGTGGATCACAACAAGTGAACAGCAATCAGTATCATTCGCGTGGAGGAAAGCAGGGACACAATTACGATGATTACAATAGTTACAGCAAAGGAGGCGGCGGCTACGATGGCGGCGTAAGAGACATTGAACGCGGAATCTCGAGTCTCAATCGACCCTTTAACGACAGAAATGCCTCGTCGGGCACCAATTCTCACAGCAACTCGCGCCAACAGGACCAAGCACAGAAGGATGCCGCCCGCAAGATGACATGGGCTTCGATTGCGTCGCAGCCGCCCAAACCGACTGTGAGCACAACGAGCTCGTTAGGCATTAAGAAGAAACCCGGAATGCCGCCTCCGCCAATGGTGCCTGGAAGACATAACATGGATATCGGAACGTGGGATTCGCCCGCAAAATCTGGCGCGCCGCTCGTTCCTCCCCCAATTATTCAAGCGGCGCCCCCCAAAACGGATTTTCCCGCGGCAAACGACTCGCATGCCAACGGAAGTCGCGCAAACGGGCAAAATCCGGCATGGCCGACACCCGATCAAGCTGTCGAAGCAGCTTCGCAGCAAGTTCAGCAACAAAATCAGcaaaatcaacaacaaaacCAATATTCGGGACGCGAAAATGCGACACGTGACACCAATCGGGACAATTATCGCGGCGGCAACAACGACGATCGTCAACGGGAGCGATATCAAAATAGCGGAGGTTATGCTCAACGCGGAGAAGGGCGTTACAATAATCATCAACCGTCCTCGCATCATGCGAATAACCATTCGTCAATGAATCAAAACTATCAAAATAACGCACGTTATCCGCGTTACGACGACTATTCGTCGCAAAATTACAATTCGGCGCAAGAATCACGTCCCCCAATGACGCGTGCCGCTCCTCCGGCGTCATCTCAACAAAATTCCGCAGCTGCAACTGACGCCGCTCCCGTCACTCTTGACACCCTGCTTGACATGTCGAAGTACAATCCGGCgcatttcgagatcgaaaacaTCGAAGTTGCCCGTTTCTTCGTCATCAAGTCGTATTCCGAGGACGACATTCATCGCAGCATCAAATACAACATTTGGTGTTCGACGGAGCACGGCAACAAGCGTTTGGATCAGGCGTTTCATGAACGCGAAAAGGAAGGCGGTGCCGTTTATCTCTTCTACTCCGTCAACGGGAGCGGGCATTTTTGCGGCATGGCTCAGATGATTTCGAGCGTCGATTATTCCTCGAATTCGAGCGTTTGGGCGCAAAACAAATGGAAAGGTTCGTTCAAGGTACGTTGGATTTACGTAAAAGACGTCCCCAATCCTCAGTTGCGTGCGATTCGCTTggaaaataacgaaaataaaCCCGTTACGAATTCCCGCGATACGCAAGAAGTCCCCAATGCGAAGGGAGAACAAGTTTGGCGCATCATTCATTCTTACAAACATTCGACTTCGTTGTTCGATGACTTTGTTCATTACGAGCAACGTCAACGGGAGGAAGATTCGCGTCGCGTCGATGGCGGACCCGGATCATCGGGCGCAAGAACTCCTCCTCCGCCGCATCAATATCGCAGCGGGGGATATCAAGAGTCGAATAACAATCCGCGTGATAGTTTCAATGGAAGCGGAGGGCGAAACTATAATAATGATAgag GCAACTCAGGCTTCGATCGCAACTATCACGGAAACGGCGGAGGATACGAAAACAAATCCGCTGGAGGAGGCTACAATCGTAACAATTACG gTTATCGCCGTGACGAAAACTCTGATCGCGATCGCGAAGGCGGATACTCATCTGGAGGATATTCTCGCGGAGGATATCGCAACAATCGCGGAGGTTTCAACAATGACTATTACAATCGTCGTCAAGAAGGAAGA caGGAACGCGGAGGCGGCTATCGTCCTCAATACAACTCTGTTGATCCCGAGAACGAGTAA